CAAGGAAAATCAGTAGGTTAAAGATACATTAGGGAAGAAATATTTTTTTTAATATATTTTTGTAACAAATGTTTGACATCTATACATTTTTTATTTCAATATACCTGCTAACCTATGTAAAAAAATACTAAAATATGGTATAATAACTCTGTATATAAAGATAAATGAAATATTTATAAAAAAGCTTAAAAATAGGATGTTTTAGAAGATTTTGGATTAATGGGGTTTTGAAAAAGGAGAAGAAATGAAAATATTGGTAATACATACAGCGTTTATTGGAGATATTGTATTGTCTACGCCTTTGATACAAAGGTTAAAGGACATGTATCCTGAATCAGAAATTGATTATTTGACATTGCCGACAAATAAAAGTGTGATAAGTAACAATCCAAATTTAAATGAAATAATTCTTTATGACAAAAAAGGGCAAGATAAAGGGATAAAAGGGTTTTTGAGAGTTCTAAAGATTTTAAAACAAAAAAAATATGACTATGCGGTAATTCCACATAGATTTATAAAATCCATATTGCTTGCAAAATTAGCAAAAATTCCTAATATTGTAGGATTTGATGTAGCGACAGGCTCATTTTTGCTAAATAAGAAAGTTCATTATGATATGAAAAAGCATGAAGTAGAAAGATTACTTGATTTAGTAGAATATAAAGGAGAAAAAATTCCAATTAGAATTTATCCTGCAAAAGAAAATTTTACTAAAATTAATAAAATTCTGGGACATCACGGTTACTTTGGAAATGAGGGGCAAAAACTCATATTAGTTGCACCAGGTAGTCAAAGAGCAGAAAAAATGTGGCCGATAGAAAAATATCGTGAGGTTATTGAAAGATTGAAAAAAAATAAAAATTATTTTATTGGTATAACTGGCTCAAAAGCCGAAAAAAATTTATCTCTAAATTTCCCAAATGATAAAAATGTTATTGATTTTCGTGGAGAAATTAATCTTGTAGAATTTGGAGCTTTGATTTCAAAGGCTGATATTGTCGTTGGAAATGATAGTTCTCCAATTCATATTGCAAGTGGATTTGAAAAACCTTTTGTGATTGGGATTTTTGGTCCAGGAAAGCGAGATTTGGGTTTTTTTCCATATACTGAAAAAAGTAATGTTATTGAGGATAATGAATTTTATGAAAATAACATTGTGAAAATTCCTGAGAAAAGACACGAATATAAAAAAGATTACTATAAAGGAATTCCTTTAATTAGTGTGGATAGAGTCTTTAAAGAAATTATGAATCGGATTTAAGATAAAGTTATCGTTTTAAAAATAAAAAAAGAAAGAGAACTTATATTATGAATAAAAAAATTAATTTAATTATAAATAAAACAGGATTTGTTTTTTGTTTATTGGCTGGAATTGCTTTGTTTTTATCAGAAAAATTTGAAAATAACATTGTGATACATGCCTTATTATTAGCATTTGTAATTTCTATGATTTTTAGAGAAAATCGAAAAAAATTCTTTGAAAATTTAGACATAGAATTTTCTATAGAGTTATTGCTTTTTGTGTTTGTACCTTTTATAATAGCATATTTTGATGGTGGGATAGATACTCGTTTAGATAATTATCTTTTAAAATATTTGATTTTTTTTCCATTTATATTTTTTATAAGAAGTATGAAGAGAGTTATGATTTTTTTGAAAGCGACTTTGGCTGGAGCTATGATAGTAATGTTTCTTGCAACTTATAATTTTATAAAAGATTATAAGGCCTGGGCAACGCCAATAGGGTCTTATTATCCAAGAATTACTGCAATCTTAACAGTGCAAGACTTTGCTAATATCATGTGTATAGTTTTGTTATTTTTAATATCTTTTCTACTTTTTTACAAAAATGAAGATAAAAAGAAAAATAGGATAATAAAGATAGTTTTAGCTCTAATAACAATATTGACATTGTTTTTAGTCATTGTAAACAGATCTAAAATGGTTTATATTTGTTTATTGCCAACAATTTTTTATATTGCTTTAAAAAAAAGAAAAAGATATATTCTAGCAGTTTTTTTGGTTTGTGTAGGCGGGTATTTTTTATTACCAAGTTCAATTTCAGAAAGAATGCAATACATTGTAAATTATGAAAAAGATCCTTCAAGTAAATTAAGAATAATTTTTTGGAAAACAGGAATGGAAGCTTTTAGGCAAAAGCCGGTACTTGGATGGAAATGGGAAGATAGAAAGGAATTTAATCTTGACTATTATGAAAAAATGGGTGTCAGTAAATATGTGCATGAAAATTTTCTTGATAAATTAAGCGAATGGCCGATTTATTATGTGCATACACACAATACTTATCTTCAATTCCTGCTGGATTTTGGGATTGTAGGAATTTTATTCTTTGTGATATTTTTTGTAAGTACTTTCATGAAGGCAGTTTCTATAAACTTTTCTAAAAATAAGGAAAATATTGATAGCAGGCTGGTTGCTCTTGAAATTGGTACAAAAGCGGCTCTTGCAGCATGGGCAATACAGGGAATTACTGATATAAACCTAAATAATAAATATATGATTATAACTTCAGTAATATTGCTGTTTTTGTTAAATTATTTATGGAAAGAAAAAATAAAACTGGAAAAGGGACAAGATGAAAATGAATAATTACAAATTTAATATTTCAAAACTTGATAGGCTTAACAAAAAATTAAGGCAAAAACCATATAAATATATATACAAGGAAATGATGCCCAAAAAATTATTTAATAAAATCCAAAACAGAGTTTACTTTATAACTCAAAAAATGGTTGGAGAAGACTGGAATGAGCTTTTAAATGAATATTTTACAAAAGGTATCAAAGCAGAGCAAATTAAGCCAAAAAAATCATTTGAGAATGAAAAAATTATATGGCAGTTCTGGGGACAAGGATGGGATTTTGAAAAGTTGCCTGATGTAGTGAAGATAAGCTATAAATCTGTACAAAAATATAAAAAAGACTACACAGTAATACACTTGGATATGAATAATATAAACGATTATCTTGAAATACCAGAATATATTTTACAAAAGCTTGAAGATAAAAAAATAAATTTTGCACATTTTACAGATATAATAAGACTCGCTTTACTAATTAACTATGGTGGAGTATGGATTGATGCGACAATCTTGCTTACAGACTATTTGCCACAGGAATATTTTGAAATGGACTATTTTATGTTCCAAAGAGATGACAGCCTTAGTTTAGAAGAGAAAAAAGATTGGGAAGAATACGATGATTTTTATTTTTCGTGGAATGATGAAATGAAAGTCAGAGTATTAAATAGCGTAATTTTTGCAAAGAAAAACAATGAAGTGTTGAAGGTGTTACTAGATATGCTTCTAATCTTTTGGAAATATAATGATTTAGCACCAAACTACTTTTTCTTTCAAGTGCTGTATACTGAGTTAATTGAAAATTATTACAAGGATAAAAAATGTAAAATTATCTCAGATACATTGACACACGAAATGATAAGGGTCTGGTTTGATAAATTTTCACAGCAAAAGCTAGATGAAATAACTAAAAGAATCAATATTCACAAACTTACATATAAAATTGACGCTGGAAAACGGAATACAGCAGGAAGTTTTCTAGAACATTTTAAAAAAATGTATGAAATAGACTAAAATAACTGTATAAAGTGATTAAAATAATATTTTTTACAATATTTCTTTTAAAAAATTTATAATAATATAAATTTTAAATTTTTAGAGTATTGTAGATTGATATAAAAAAGAATATTTTTATAGTAATTAAGAATGGGGAAAAAATGAAAGTATTGGTATTGCACGGACATCTTAGTATGGGTGGCGAAGAAAGAGTTTTACTTAGTGTTTTAAAAAATCTGGTGGAACTGAATTACGATGTTGATTTACTTATAACTTGGAATCATCGAGAAAATAACTTATTCGAAAATGAAATTCCTGAAAAGGTAAATTATAAATTCTTATTTGATAACTATAATGGTAAAAATAAACTTATTAAAGAAATTTATCGAATAAGGGCAAAGGCAACTTATTTGAAAAAGGTTGAAAAAATAATAAAAGAAAATAAATATGATGTTATTATAGATTATTCTTCAAATTTATTGAAATATAATAATTTTGATATAAAAGTTCCAGTATTTGCCTGGATTCATTTCTCACTTACTTTTGGAGAGAAACTAAGTGCAGACAAAATAGAAAAATATAGAAAACAATATAAAAAATATGATAAGATACTGGCAATCTGTGATACAATGAGAGATGAATTTGTAGAAATTTTAGGAATGGATAAAAACAAAGTGGAACTTGTTTACAATCCGATAGATTTAGAAGCTATTCGTAAAAAAGCTGAAAATATTGATAAAAAGTATGAAAATTATTTAAAGCAGGACTATTTCCTGCAAGTTTCACGTTTGACAGAACAAAAGCAGCCTGAACATCTTGTCGATATTTACTATAAATTAAAACAGCGTGGAATAAAGGAGAAGCTTTATTTCATTGGAAATGGTGAAAAAGTGGAGCTGATTAAACAAAAAATTAAAGAATATAAGCTGGAAGACGATGTAATTCTGCTTGGGCAAATTGAAAATCCGTATCCATTCTTTAAAAATGCTAAATTATTTGTGCATACTGCAAAATATGAAGGTTTGCCAACTGTATTGCTGGAAAGCCTTACTTTGGGAACACCTGTTGTTGCATATGACTGTCCTACGGGACCAAAGGATATATTAGGAAAAAATAGTGAATATGGGAAATTGATTCCTTTAAACGATAAAGATGTATTTGTAGAAAAAGTTTGTGAATTGATGAATGATGATGAAAAATATAAAAATTATAGAAAAATATCATTAGTTAGAGCTGATGATTTTTCAATGAAAAATAATAAAATAAAATTACAGACATTAATAGAGAATATTAAATAAATATATTGACACTATATGATTTAGATAGCACATTTGAAATACTGTAAAAAGTTAAAACTTGAATGGTAGACTCTAATATAAGGAAAGGTTATACATGGATATAATAAACAGTATAAAATCTAAAATAATAATATGGCTATTTGGTACTAAAAAAAAGTATAAAGATATTGATTTAAAAAAAGTAAATACTATATTGCTTAATCCAAAGGATTCTATTGGGGATACGTTAATGTCTTTTTGTTATGCAAGGCAACTAAAAAAAATGTATCCTAGTGCAAAATTGGGAATTATAGTAACAGACAGAAATATGGAATTTACAAAACTGTGTAATGAAAATGAAAAAATAATTGATAGTATTGTAAAACGTAAGGATGTGCTTAAAAATCGTAAAAAGTGGGATTTATTATTGGATTTTTTGAGCAAGGAAAATACGAAGCGTATGATTTGGAAAAAAATATTAAGTCCAAAAATTACAATGATTTTTGGAGAAAGTGACGAGAAGCATTATTATAACAGAAAAAATTTAAAAAATTATGATTTTGACTGTACTCCACCAATTGAAACTCATATTATTGATTATCTTATAAATTCTGAATTTTCAAAATATTTTAAGATAAAAAATGAAAAGCCGCATATAGAAATTTTAGAAAAAGACATTGTTAAAATGGAAAAATTTTGGAAATCTGATTCTGAAAAATTTGATTCAAAAATAAAAATTTTATTAGTTCCGCAAGGTAGCGATAGAGAAATGAAAGCTAAAGAGGTTGCCGAACTGTTAAATAGCATTGAAAAAGAAATAAGAAAAAAAGTCAAGATTATCATGGGGAAAACATCAGGAAGTGAAGAATATTACAAAAATTTGATGAGATATGTAAATACAGATTTGGATATTACTTTATCTGAAAAATTTAATATTAGGGAATATGTGTTTTTTATGGCATTGGCTGATTTAGTAATAGGAGTTGATGGAGGAGCGCTTCACATAGCCTCTTCTTTAGATAAGCCATTATTAAGTTTTTATGCTAATGATAAGTATAATATTTTTAGATGGTCACCAAAGACTACCGCTGATAGTCTTCAGGTTGTTTCTAAAAATATTGGAGACCACAATCATACATATGGCTTTCCATTAGCAGAGGCAACGAAATGGTTAAATTCTAAAATAAAAGAATTGTCAGAAAAAAATAATTACGACTAAAGGATTATGCGTTATCCTGAACTAACGTAAATAAAAATATCTGTATAAGGAATAAAAAAAAATAATGAAAAAAATAAATTGGAAATTTTACAGACCATACAGGGATAAGCTGATTGATAAAAAAAATGAAATTTTGAGCCGTATATTTGATAAAAATAAAAAAGATATTAATTTAGTACCTTCAAAAATAAAACGTATTTTATTTTTAAGAACAGATGGCAAAATTGGTGATTATATAATAAGTTCATTTATTTTTAGAGAGATAAAGAAAAATTATCCTAATATACAAATTGATGTTGTTGCCGACAAGTCTTTGGAAAATTTATTAAAATTAAACCCCAATATAGATAAATATTATATTCTTGATAGGAAAAAAATGCATGAGTGGAGAAATATAGTAAAAGTGTTGAGAAAAAATAAATATGATGTATTATTTGATTCAACCGAAGGATTAAAGTATAAGCAGGTTTATCTTTTGAACAGAGTAAATGCCGTTGTAAATGTTGGCTATAATAAAGATGACTATAAGATATATAATAAAAATATAAAACAGAATAATACTTTAAAAATGATTCAAATTTATAGACAGATGATGGAAAGCGTAAATGTTGAAATAAAAGACACAAAATATGATGTTCCTATTTCTGAAGAATCTAGAAAAAATGTAGATAAATTTCTTGAAGAAAATAACGTGAAAGATAAAATAATAGCATTAAATTTTTTTGGAGCATCAAGAGGAAGAAAGATAAACGAGGAAAATGCGCTTATTATAATAAAAAGGCTGGGAGAAATGTATAAGGATTATACAATTATAATTCTAGATTCACCAAATGACAGGGAAACAATACATAATATCCTAAAAAAAACAGACAACAAAAAAGTTTTATTTTTTGAAAAATCTAAAACAATCCTGGATTCTATATCAATAATTAATAGCAGTGATTTAGTAGTGTCGCTTGATACTTCGATTTTACATATTGCTGAAGGATTGAATAAGAAAATAATGGCTTTTTATGGTCCAAAGATTAATAAAAATAAATGGCGTATAAAGGAAGAAGGCAATATATTAATTGATTATCCTGAAAATCGTATTAATGATGTAAATTTTGAAAAAATGTTTGATGAATTATGTCAAAAGAATGCTTTGCCTGCTGTTTAGAAATTAAAAAATATGAAATAGGAGAATGCTGATGAAATTATCCGTAGGAATAATAACTTTTAATGAGGAAAACAGAATTGGGAAAACTTTGGATTCGGTAAGAGAAATAGCTGATGAAATAATAGTTGTAGACAGCGGAAGTAACGACAGAACTGTGGAAATCGCACTTGCGAAGGGAGCAAAAGTTTTTGTAGAAAAATGGAAAGGATATGGACCGCAAAAAAATTCTGTTTTAAAAAAATGCAAAGGTGAATGGATTTTGTTAATAGATGCTGACGAAGTAATATCGCCACAGCTGAAAGTAAAAATAAAATCAATTATAAACAGTGAAAATCCATCAGGTGATGTTTACAAAATTAAACTGCGAAATATAGCTTTTAAAAAAGAAATAAAATTTGGCGGATGGGATGACTATGTAATCAGATTATGGAAAAATGGAAAAGTAAAAATAAATAGCCGTGAAGTACATGAACAGTACCAGACTGACAGTCAAATAAAAAAAATAAAAGAAATGATAATCCATTATACTTACGATAGTATAGAGGAATTTCTTGAAAAATTAAATAGATATACTTCCCAAAGTGCTAAAGAATATATAAAAAAAGGTAAAAACCCAAGTTTTATAAAAATATATTCCAAAATGCTGTTCAGGTTTATAAAGATGTATATTTTGCAATTGGGGTTTCTGGATGGCTATGAAGGGTATTTGCTTGCTAAATATAGCTCCATCTATACGATGACAAAATATACAAAATTACGTGAAGAATATTATAATAACTTAGGAAACGATACGTCCCTTGTTATTACTACATACAATTGGCCAAAAGCTTTGGAAGCTTGTTTAAATAGTGCATTAGATCAAACTGTTACACCAAAAGAAATTATAATTGCTGATGATGGCTCAAAGCAGGAAACAATAGATTTAGTAAAAAGATTTCAGCAAAGCTATCCTCAAAGCAATATTATTCATTCGTGGCAGGAAGACAAGGGATTTCGGGCTGGAATGTCTAGAAATAGGGCGATAAGCAAGGCAACAGGTAATTATATAATAATAATTGATGGTGATTTGATATTAAATAGGCATTTTGTTGAAGACCATATAAAAAATATGGAAAGAGGTTGTTTTATTCAAGGTTCACGAGTTATAACTTCACCAGCTGTGGCAAAGGAAATAATGGAAGGCAAAAAAATAAATCTTTTTACAAAAGGACTTAAAAACAATATGAATATGGTGAGAAGTAAACTTCTTTCAAAAATTTTTACAAAAGTAGATAGAAATTTACGTGGAGTAAGATCCTGCAATATGTCATTCTTTAAAGATGATTTAATTAGAGTAAATGGTTTTGAAGAAGAAATAGAAGGCTGGGGAAGAGAGGATAGTGAACTTGCCGTAAGGCTGTTTAATATTGGATGTAAAAAGAAAAAACTCAAATTTGAGGCTTTGACTTGCCATTTATATCATAATGAAAATGATAGAAGCAGGTTGAAAAAAAATGATGAATATTTGGCAAATGCAATAGAAAATAAAAAAACAAAAGCTAAGAAAGGGCTTGATAGATATGAAAGAAGTAACGCTGGTAATAACTAGCTGCGGAAGATTCGATCTGCTGGAAGAAACGCTTGACAGCTTTTTTGAATACAACACTTATCCAATTAAAAAGATAATAATTACAGAAGACAGTACTGAAGGGAAAAAATTGGAGAGATTAATTTCAAAATATAACGATAAAAATAATAATTTCAAGCTTATAGTTAATGAAACACGGCTGGGGCAATTAAAGTCAATTGACAAGGCTTACCGTGAGGTTGATACTAAGTATATTTTTCACTGTGAAGATGACTGGAAATTTTTGAAAAAAGGTTTTATTGAAAAATCAATGGAACTGATGGAGGAAGATGAAAAAATTCTAGTTGTTGGACTACGTGATAAAAAAGATTTTGCAAAAGATTTTTTTTATGATGAAGATTATATTTCAAAAAATGGTGAAAAATATTATAGTGTAAAAGGTGAAATATTTACTTATAATCCAGCCCTAAGAAGAAAAAAAGATATGGACTTATTTGGACTTCACGAAAAATTGGAAAATCAGAGATATGAGGAAGTTTTGTCTGATTTTTATAAAGAACATGGGTTTAAAACAGTATTTTTTAAGGAACCATATGTAACACATATTGGAAATAAAAGACACGTTCATTTTAGTAAAAATCGTAAAAATACTGTATTAAGCTTTAAAATTGATAGATTGATAAAAAAAATCAGAGCAAAAATCTTAAAGTTGAAAGGAAAGTTATAATTATATTTTAATAAATATTTTTCTTATTTTTTAGTTGTTATTTTTTTATGTTTCGTATAAAATATAAGTACAAATGGTTATAATAATTCCATTTTACATTTAATATCAAACTTGTATATCAAACAATCTTAGGTTTGGCTTAAATATTTATAATTTTTGAATTTGTTTTTAAAATAATATAAAATTAAAAAGAATAAATATAAAAATCTTTAATTTATGTTGAAGTATAAAATTAATATCTATTAAAATAAAAAATATTTACTAAAGTAATTATTTTTCAGTATTTAGAATAATTTCACTATTTATAAATGAAGGATGGAAAAATGATATATTTAGTTTTAATAATAATTCTACTATTTTTTATATTTGTCATTTATAACAAAACTAGAAAAAATTTTGTTTTATGTCTTATGTATCATAGTGTTGACAGTGAAAAAGGAAAAGGTGGAATTTTTGTAGATGAATTTGAAGAACATATAAAATGGATAAAAGATAAAAAAACTTTTAAAATGGAGGAACTAAAGGGATTAAATTATACATTGCCGAAAAATTCAATATTAATAACTTTTGATGATGGTTATAAAAATAATTACACTTTAGCTTTTCCAATTTTGAAAAAGTATAATATGAAAGCTACGATATTTTTGAATACAAAATTTATTGAAAAAGATGAAGCGTATTTAAACTGGGATGAAGTAAGAGAAATGTATGAAAGCGGACTGGTTGATTTTCAGCTTCACACACATTCTCATCAGTTAACAGTAAAGGATATTGAAGTGCTTGCTTTTTATGATAATGAAAGTTCGCCATATTTTAAAAGAGAAAGCTATAATTTATTTTTTGAAGGAAATTATGATGAAAAAAAAGATATGGAAAAATTAAATGGACTTCCAGTATTTAAATTAAGAAGTAAAATTTCAATTCCTGGATATAAGCCAAAGAAGGACTTTGTAGAAAAATATAGAAATATAACAGAGTTACAAAAAAATAATAAATCTGAAAAAGAAAAAAAAGAATTTTTAAATAAATTATTTAAAGAAAATCAAAAAGAATTTTTTGATAAAGTTAGTGAAGAAGAGTTTAGAAAAATTGTAGAATTTGAAATTCTGGAAAATAAAAAAATTATTGAAGAAAAACTTGGAAAAACTCCAGATTGCCTTGCATATCCTTGGGGTCACCGATACAAAGGGAACCGGGAAGATATAAGAAAATTGGGAGTTGATGTATTTATTACTACAAGAAAAGGCGTAAATCCATTAAAACTTAATAAAAACTGGATTTATCGTGTAAGTGGAGACGATTTTGAGAGTTTTGACGAATTTAAAAATGAACTGACTGATGGAAGCAGTCCATATTATAGAAAATTGAGAAATATTTTTGTAAAAAAACGTTAATCAGATATTTTACAAAAAATGATTTAAAATTTATTTGAGCCTAGAAAAGATTGAGCGAGTTAGAAAAAATAATATTTTTGAAAAAATAACCTACAAATTTTTAGTTCAATTTTAAAATGGTTTTATATAAAAGCAAATAATGAAAGGCAAATTTAGATATATGAAAAAGATAGAACTCGATTTTGGAGTAATTAAAAAATTAAAAAAATATATAAAAAAATATTATATATTAATCATACTAAATCTTTTACTTGCAACAATATCATCTCTTGTTTCTTCAGCTCCAATAGCTTTGATAAAAAGGCTGTTTGATAAAGGTATTGCAGGAAAAAGTGAAAAGGATATTTTGTATGCGGCAGGGGCAATGATAATGCTTGCGGCAGTTGGAGCAGTACTTATGTATTGGAATACAATTTTTTCAACTGTAATTTCATCTTCTATCTATAAGGACATAGTTACTGATATTTATAACAAAATACAGACTTTAGATATGGAATATTTTTCAAGCAAAAAAATAGGGGATATGATGACACGTGTCATGACAGACCCTAGCAATATAAATTCAATTATATTAGAGATTTTTGATATGATTTCTGAAATAATAAAAGTAGTCTTTTTTTTAGGAATAGCATTTTATATAGATTTTGATTTAACTTTAGGAGTCATGGTTGTTACTCCAATCCTTGTAATTACAGTAAGAAGATATGCAAAAAGGCTAAAGCATTCAGGAAGGCAGCGGCAAGAGGCATTAGATGGGCTAAATTCCAAGTTGCAGGAAACATTGTCAGGAATTAGGGTTATAAGGGCATTTGCTACAGAGAAGTATGAAATAAATAATTTTAAGAAAAAAAATAATAATTTAAAAAAAATTGCTGTAAGGTCTGCTAGATACAATGCAAAAGCTAACTCCATTATGGAAGCTTTAAATTATATAATAATAGCGCTTCTATTGATGTTTAGCGGATATCGTGTTTTGAGGGCAAAAAATTTTACGCCTGGAGACTTTGTTACGATAATAGGTGCTATTTCATCAATGTATACACCTGCAAGACGTGCCATAACAAGATTTAATGCAATAAGCGTAAACTTATCTTCAATTACAAGAGTTTCTGAAATCTTAGAAGAAATGCCATCTATTGTAAATAAAGAAAACTGCATAAAATTTGAGAATTTTACAGATGGAATAAGCTTTGAAAATGTAGATTTTGAATATAAAGATAATCCTGAAAAAATATTGAAAAACATTAATTTAGATGTTAAAAAAGGTGAAACAGTTGCCTTTGTAGGGAACTCAGGTGGTGGAAAATCAACACTTGTAAATTTAATACCAAGATTTTTTGATGTATCAAATGGTTCATTAAAAATTGATGGAATTGATGTTAGAGATTATGAAATAAAGAGTTTACGTAAAGCAATAGGAATCGTGCCACAGGAGACATTCCTTTTTTCTGGAACGATACTTAGTAACATAAAATATAGTCGTCAGAATGCTACTTTTGAAGAAGTTGTAGAAGCTGCAAAACAAGCTAATGCACATGAATTTATTGAAAATCTTCCTGATGGATATGATACAGAAATTGGAGAACGCGGAGTAAAATTATCAGGTGGACAGAAACAAAGGATTGCAATTGCACGTGCAATCTTAGAAAATCCTCAAATATTAATTTTGGATGAAGCAACTTCAGCTCTTGATAATGAGTCTGAAAAGCTGGTTCAGGACGCACTTGAAAAACTTATGGAAGGAAAAACAACATTTATTATCGCTCATAGGTTGACAACAATCGAAAATAGTAATAAAATAGTAGTGATACAGAAAGGTGAAATAAAAGAAGTGGGAAGTCATAATGAATTATTAAGTAAAGATGGAATTTACAAAGCGTTATATAATAAAAACTTTGATAATAATATAAAAAATTAATAAAAATTCAAAATTATGGCATATAAAATTATATTTTACTAAAAAAAATAAAAAGTTAGGAGAGTAAAAATGAAACAGATAAAAGGTATTTTTTTATTTTTGATGTCAATTGTACTTGTGGCATTTGGAAGTCAAGATTCAAAGAACTCGAAAAATTTAGTAAAACAATTAGAAGATGAAACTAAAAAAGTAGGAGATAAAATAAAAGAAGTTAAGGAAGTAAAAACAGCAAAAGTAGAAGCTAAAAAAGAAGAGAAAAAACCTGAACAGAAAAAAGAAGTTCAACAGCAGCCTGTAGCAACAAACGTTCAGGCACAGTCTCAGCCTCAAACACAGCAACCAGCTGTAAATACACCTCCGCAACAACCTGCAGCATTAACAGAAGGTGCAGTTAATCCAGAATTTGCTCTTAATGAAGGTAACAAAGTTAATGGTAAAAAAGAAAATAGAAAAAATAGAAGAAATAATAGAAACGGCTTATCTAAAGCGCCAAGACATAGCCGTTTAAAAGACAGTTCGGCAGCAGCACCAAAAGAAACTACATCAAAAGTTAAATCTCAAGATTCTGCTCCAAAATCATCTGGAAGCAGCAGTTCTGGTGGTAGTGGAAGTAGCAGTTCAGGTTCATCTTCGTCAGGTGGAGGAGATTCAAGCTCTTCAGAATAGTAGTAGTAACTCAAATTTTTTGAAAACATAGTTAATGCAAGTTAAATAAATTTTTGATTTTAGTAACTAATTATAGAAAATTATATTTATCAAAACATGGAAATATCAAAATATAAAAGAAAGGTAGTGAAATTTAATATGTTTAGAAGTAGGAGAAAAGAATTACAGGAAAATTTAACAAAAACTAATATAGATATTTTAGTATCTCTAATTCCCATGTTGCTTGTAGCATTTTTTGTTTATGAAATAACACCAGTTTTAGTGATATTATCAGCAGTTATTGCTTCAGAACTGATAGAAAT
The Leptotrichia hongkongensis DNA segment above includes these coding regions:
- a CDS encoding glycosyltransferase family 9 protein codes for the protein MDIINSIKSKIIIWLFGTKKKYKDIDLKKVNTILLNPKDSIGDTLMSFCYARQLKKMYPSAKLGIIVTDRNMEFTKLCNENEKIIDSIVKRKDVLKNRKKWDLLLDFLSKENTKRMIWKKILSPKITMIFGESDEKHYYNRKNLKNYDFDCTPPIETHIIDYLINSEFSKYFKIKNEKPHIEILEKDIVKMEKFWKSDSEKFDSKIKILLVPQGSDREMKAKEVAELLNSIEKEIRKKVKIIMGKTSGSEEYYKNLMRYVNTDLDITLSEKFNIREYVFFMALADLVIGVDGGALHIASSLDKPLLSFYANDKYNIFRWSPKTTADSLQVVSKNIGDHNHTYGFPLAEATKWLNSKIKELSEKNNYD
- a CDS encoding glycosyltransferase, which codes for MKVLVLHGHLSMGGEERVLLSVLKNLVELNYDVDLLITWNHRENNLFENEIPEKVNYKFLFDNYNGKNKLIKEIYRIRAKATYLKKVEKIIKENKYDVIIDYSSNLLKYNNFDIKVPVFAWIHFSLTFGEKLSADKIEKYRKQYKKYDKILAICDTMRDEFVEILGMDKNKVELVYNPIDLEAIRKKAENIDKKYENYLKQDYFLQVSRLTEQKQPEHLVDIYYKLKQRGIKEKLYFIGNGEKVELIKQKIKEYKLEDDVILLGQIENPYPFFKNAKLFVHTAKYEGLPTVLLESLTLGTPVVAYDCPTGPKDILGKNSEYGKLIPLNDKDVFVEKVCELMNDDEKYKNYRKISLVRADDFSMKNNKIKLQTLIENIK
- a CDS encoding O-antigen ligase family protein; the protein is MNKKINLIINKTGFVFCLLAGIALFLSEKFENNIVIHALLLAFVISMIFRENRKKFFENLDIEFSIELLLFVFVPFIIAYFDGGIDTRLDNYLLKYLIFFPFIFFIRSMKRVMIFLKATLAGAMIVMFLATYNFIKDYKAWATPIGSYYPRITAILTVQDFANIMCIVLLFLISFLLFYKNEDKKKNRIIKIVLALITILTLFLVIVNRSKMVYICLLPTIFYIALKKRKRYILAVFLVCVGGYFLLPSSISERMQYIVNYEKDPSSKLRIIFWKTGMEAFRQKPVLGWKWEDRKEFNLDYYEKMGVSKYVHENFLDKLSEWPIYYVHTHNTYLQFLLDFGIVGILFFVIFFVSTFMKAVSINFSKNKENIDSRLVALEIGTKAALAAWAIQGITDINLNNKYMIITSVILLFLLNYLWKEKIKLEKGQDENE
- a CDS encoding glycosyltransferase family 9 protein codes for the protein MKILVIHTAFIGDIVLSTPLIQRLKDMYPESEIDYLTLPTNKSVISNNPNLNEIILYDKKGQDKGIKGFLRVLKILKQKKYDYAVIPHRFIKSILLAKLAKIPNIVGFDVATGSFLLNKKVHYDMKKHEVERLLDLVEYKGEKIPIRIYPAKENFTKINKILGHHGYFGNEGQKLILVAPGSQRAEKMWPIEKYREVIERLKKNKNYFIGITGSKAEKNLSLNFPNDKNVIDFRGEINLVEFGALISKADIVVGNDSSPIHIASGFEKPFVIGIFGPGKRDLGFFPYTEKSNVIEDNEFYENNIVKIPEKRHEYKKDYYKGIPLISVDRVFKEIMNRI
- a CDS encoding capsular polysaccharide synthesis protein, yielding MNNYKFNISKLDRLNKKLRQKPYKYIYKEMMPKKLFNKIQNRVYFITQKMVGEDWNELLNEYFTKGIKAEQIKPKKSFENEKIIWQFWGQGWDFEKLPDVVKISYKSVQKYKKDYTVIHLDMNNINDYLEIPEYILQKLEDKKINFAHFTDIIRLALLINYGGVWIDATILLTDYLPQEYFEMDYFMFQRDDSLSLEEKKDWEEYDDFYFSWNDEMKVRVLNSVIFAKKNNEVLKVLLDMLLIFWKYNDLAPNYFFFQVLYTELIENYYKDKKCKIISDTLTHEMIRVWFDKFSQQKLDEITKRINIHKLTYKIDAGKRNTAGSFLEHFKKMYEID